ATTCCAAGTATTGTGTTTTTGCATATTACCCAAAGTGCTTCGTACTTAAAAGCTCAGTATCCCGGTGCTCGGGATTGGGTGGCACGTTATTTTCTAAATCGCTACGCTGGGCCGATTGTAACCACAACGAACCGGCTTGATCAGCTTTGTGATTTTTTGGGACGTAACCATCATATTTATGGTATTGATAACGGGGCTACAGTCCCTGATGCTGATACCTATGCCCAAGTGCGCCAAGAGGGGCGATCGCGTCTTCAAGTCGATGAGGATACATTCTTGATCGTGGGTATCGGTCGCTTAGAAACCCAGAAACGCCCGGATCGTTTTCGTGACATGGCTTACAAGCTCCAAAAGCAAATCCCCGGCAGTGTTGTTCTGTGGGTGGGAGCGGGTCGGTTGGAAGATGAATGGCAAGCTTGGGTCAAGGAGAACGATATTGATGAGTCTCGTTTTAGACGCATCGGGTGGCAAACAAATGTCTTTCCTTATTTAGCTGCATCGGATCTTTATTTGCATCCTGCCGAATTTGAGGGTATGCCCTTTAGTTTGCTAGAAGCGATGGCTTGGAATAACCCCTGTGTCATCATGGATTCTCTGTCTAGGGAGTTGCATTATTTCAATAAGGATGTTGCGATGATTGCGAGTGATGGTAGTGATGATTGGATGTCTAAGGCGCTCGACCCGGGTAGTCGAGATCAGTTAAGCAAAAAAGCGAGAAGTCTCATTGAGCAGAAATTTTCGATTGAGCGCATGGCCCAAGATTATCAAGCTCTTTACCTAGAGACACTCGCTGCAGACCAATAGCTCTAGTAGATGCTGAGAGGATGTTTAAACAGTCTATTTTATTGATGCATCTCTAGATGTTTTCACAGTTCTAGTAGTCTGCAAGCCTTATCTTCTCGCTCGGCTCAAGGCGACAAAAGTTACATCAAGACCCTTTTCAGACAACCTCTTAGAGAATCCAAGGTGATTTAACGTCAGTTATGGATAAGAATTTACAGCCAAGGCCATCAAAGTTGAGACATCTGACAGACCTTAAAGCCTTGTCCTGTAGGGGTTTAACATGTTAAACCCCTACTAATCCTGCCGACGACGACTATAGCTGATATTTCTTGAAAGAAAGGAAGACACGGAGAGGTAGAGACACGGAAAACCAACGAAAATCTGCGTTTTTTGACCCCTAGGATTGTTTGGATAAAACATCTCCCGATCTCTTATTCGCCGCGTCCTATTGCCAAGCATTCTTAAGCAAAACTCAGGGTGATTTAGCGCATGGAAGCAAGTAATCTTTCCGTCCGTCACCGCTATCACTGAACCCTCTAGGCTTGACTCTCTAGGTTTGGTGTCGCTTTTGGTGCCATTGCCAGGCGTGCGCCAAAATTGTTTTTAGGTCTGCGTATTGGGGTTGCCAACCGAGAATTTTCTGGGCTTTCTCGCTGCTTCCCACTAGGGCTGGGGGATCTCCGGGGCGACGGTCGGCGGCGATCGCCTTAATATCTTTCCCGGTTACTTCCCGCGCGGCTTCGATGACTTCTTTGACGGAGAAACCATTACCATTCCCAAGATTAAAGATCTCAGTTTTACCACCTTTTAGCAAATAATCGAGGCCGAGGACATGGGCATCTGCTAGGTCATTGACGTGGATGTAGTCCCGCACACAAGTACCGTCAGGTGTTGGATAATCCGTACCAAACATCGAAATACTCTCTCGTTTACCCAAAGCTGCCATCAAAACGAGTGGAATTAGGTGGGTTTCAGGACTGTGGTCTTCCCCTAGCCGCCCTTGGGGATCCGCTCCTGCCGCATTGAAATAACGAAATATTACCGAACGAAAATTATAGGCTTTGTCAAAATCTTTAAGGGCCTGTTCCACCATTAACTTGCTCATACCATAGGGATTAATGGGATTTTGGGGATGGTCTTCTGGGATGGGAGTCGTTTGCGGTTCGCCGTAGGTGGCACAGGTGGAAGAGAAAACAAAGGATGTAATCCCTGCAGCCATCATCGCTTCGAGGAGGGTGAAAGCATTCATAAAGTTATTGCGGTAATACTTAGCTGGCTGCGCCACGGATTCGCCGACATAGGCATAGGCAGCAAAATGCATCACTGCATCGATATCATGACCCTGAAAAATCTTGTCTAACAACGGGCGATCGCCGGTATCCCCAACAATCAATTTTGCCTTAAGGACAGATTCTACTAAGTCACGGTGACCATAGACCAAATTATCGAGAATGATTACCTCATAGCCCCGCTGCTGCAAACTAAGTACTGCATGGGAACCGATATAACCCGCACCACCACTTACTAAAACCGTCTTTTGGGAATTTGTCATCAACTTTACGCCTAGGCCACTAGCATCACGAAACTATTCAAAATAAGGGTATCGAAAAATTTTGATCAGAAAACGTTAAATCTTTGAGACTTTGCCGTGGAGCCAATCCACCAAGAGCTTCGGGCAATTTTTCATAAACCACCGCCACGCCACAATGCGGAAAACCGGTTTTGAGAGTCGTGCAATGTATTTCATCAGGCCATTGAGGGGACGCTTACGGACTTTTTTGTTGATCAGGTTAACGGAGCCAATGTCGTAGAGACAGTCCAAGATTAATTTGACCGTCGTTTCTTCTCGCAAAAACATTGTTTCGATGATCAAAAACAAATCCTGCAAGCGTTTTTCTTCTTCCTTTAACTCCTCGGCCGTCTTTTCGATGGGGCTTGAGAGATCTTCGGATTTAACGGTAATGGGAGCTTTAGACATGAATATTAGAAAAACGTTGCCATAGGGACATCATAGAAGCAGTTTGGGGGCAAAGGTACAGGAAAACATGACTCCCTAGCGTGATATTCTGAAAATCATTGTTTTGTCTTGTTCTTTTTCCACCCCGAAACTGTCTATGTCTTCGCCTTCTTTTGATTCCGGACGGGAACTTGATGCTCAGGAAATTGTGACCCTGACCGATGCCACCGGGCGATCGCTGGATTGTTATGTAGAAAACGAGATTACGAGTGAAAATATTGACTATTTCCTACTCCAGCCTGTCGATTTACCGATTGTGATTTTGGCTTGGGATGATGACGCGGAAGACGAAGACATCCCTGAGACAGAAATGGTCGAAGATCCCGAAGAACTACAAGAGATTTTCCTTGATGCCAAGGCTGTTTTAAGCGAGTTGGAACTAACGCTCAAAGATACCGCTTATGTGATGACCATTAGCGGCGAAATTCCCCCTTTAAAGGAAGAGGATATTTTGTCTTTAGAGATTGAAGATGATGAAGCGTCTCGCCTCGAACCGGAAGAATTACAACTGCTGACGGATTTTTATCATTTAGAGCAGCACTATAGTATTTATACGCCCATTGACCCTTATTTATTCTTTGCCCGGGCGACTGGAGATGATGAGCTAGAAATGCTGGATCTCAGTGACCCAAAGGTGAAAGATTTAGTCGATCTTTTAATTATTCAAGATGACGAGTAGTAATGCCGCTCCGAAAACACAGCCAGTCCGTCGTCGCCGTCGCCGGTTTCCTTGGTTTTTCTTTTTATTGATTGTGGTGTCTGGTGTGAGTTTTTGGCAGAGCTGGGCTTGGTGGCGCTGGAGTATTTCTCCCACGACTGCCCTTGATGAGGCGGTACAGTTACAAATTTCTCCGGGGACATCGTCCCAGCAAATCGGGCAAGATTTACATGATTTGGGTTTAATTCGCTCAGAAAAGGCTTGGAAGGTTTGGTCTCTGTGGCTCAGGCTATCGCAACAGGGGGGCAGTTTTAAGGCGGGAACTTATCAGCTCAGCCTCAATGAGGATTTGCCGGCGATCGCCGCAACGATTTGGGCAGGAGATGTGGTGCAGACAAGCATCACGATTCCCGAAGGTTGGTCATTACAGCAGATGGCAGAATACTTTGAAGGCGAAGGGCTCTTTTCTGCGGAAGATTTTTTAGCGGCGACCAAGCAAGTTCCTCGGGATAAATTTGCATGGCTCCCTGCCAATTTGCCCTATTTAGAAGGATTTCTTTACCCTGACACTTATTTTCTGAGTAAAAATGAGCCTGAACCCCAAGCCATTATCGATCAAATGTTGGCGCGTTTTGAGGAGATCGCCCTGCCTCTCTATAACGATGCGGAAGTTCCCCTTGGGTTATCTCTAAATGAATGGGTGGCATTCGCTAGCATTATCGAAAAAGAGGCCGTTGTCGCCGAGGAGCGGGATATTATTGCCGGTGTGTTTGCTAACCGTTTACAGCGGGGCATGAGGCTCGAAACAGACCCAACCGTTGAATATGCCCTCAATATTCGTCAAACAAAAGAGCAGCCCCTGACCTTTGAACAAATTCGGGTAGATTCTCCCTACAATACCTATCGCTATACCGGACTGCCCCCGACGGCGATCGCCGCCCCCGGTTTACCCGCTTTAAAGGCAGCTTTAGCACCTGCGGAGACAGACTATCTCTTTTTTGTCGCGAGATACGACGGCACCCATGTCTTTAGTAAAACCCTTGCAGAACACGAAGCCGCCACTAAAGAAATTCGTGCATCGGTTAACTCAGAGTCATAAAACCGTAGACGCGATTTGCTAGAAAAATTTGCTTTTCTCCATTGTTTTCCCACAGCGAAAAAGCCATAAACAACATTTTTTTTGACTGGGGCGATCGCCGAAAAAGCCGACCCTTTAACCACATTTTTTTCTAAAAATCAGCAAGGATTTTTGCGGTAAAATCAGGAGTCCATCTAGGCATGTCGCCAAGGAGCTATGTTCCTCAAAAGTCTCCATCTCCGCAACTTTCGAAACTACCGCGACCAATACATCGACTTTACCGCCCAAAAAACAATTTTGATCGGGAACAATGCCCAAGGAAAATCAAACCTCCTAGAGGCTGTGGAGCTACTCTCGACCCTAAAAACCCACCGCACTAGCCGTGATCTTGACCTCGTACTAAAATCTGAGCCTAGCGGATCATTACAGGCGGTCATTGAACGGACGTATGGTGATTCTGAGTTGAATGCCGTCTTGCGGGTAAAGGGGAGACGTACGTTAGTGCTCAATGGTGAAACCGTTCGTCGTCAGATGGATGCCCTCGGAACTTTGAATTCGGTGCAATTTTCGAGCCTTGATCTCGATCTTGTCAGGGGTGGCCCAGATTATCGTCGCAACTGGATTGATGGGCTTTTAGTGCAGCTAGAACCTCTCTATGCCCACATCGCCCAGCAGTACCAGCAAGTTCTTCGGCAACGGAATGCCCTCCTCAAAAAAATCCGCAAGCTCAATCAAGAGGGGGGAGCGGTTTCTTCAGGAATAACCCAAGAACTCCAGCTGTGGGATCTGCAACTGGCGGCGGCCGGATCGAGGGTGACAAGGCGGCGATCGCGGGGTTTAGGAAGATTGATTCCCTTGGCGCAAAAATGGCATCATGAAATTAGTAGCCAAACCGAAAATTTAGTCATCACCTACAGACCTAATGTCCTTTGGACTGACGATGATCCTGAGGTGGTGCAGCAAGCTTTTTTAGAAAAAATAGAACAACGACGCACGGCGGAAAAACACCAAGGCAGCAGCATGGTGGGAACCCATCGCGATGAAATTGAATTTGAGATTAATGGCACACCTGCCCGATTTTACGGTTCCCAAGGCCAGCAGAGAACTTTAGTTTTAGCCCTTAAATTAGCTGAATTACAGTTAATTGAAGAAGTGGTCGGGGAGCCGCCATTATTGTTGTTAGACGATGTTTTAGCAGAACTTGATCCGTCGCGACAAAATCAGCTCCTAGAAACTATTCAGTCGCGGTTTCAAACTATTATCACCACCACTCATCTAAACTCCTTTGATGCCAACTGGCTTAAGCATTCGCAAATCGTGACGGTAGAGCAAGGACATCTCCAAGAGTTAGAAATGGCTAAAGAAATACCGCTTGCTGGCGATCGCCAATCATAGTTGCGCCAATAAATTCTATAGGGGCTTAACATGTTAGGCCCCACTATAAAAAGGTTTTGACTGTGTAAAAGTCCCGTTTTCATCCTGCATAAAAATACAATTTATTCGCCTGACAGCGACACTTTTGAAGCTTGAAGAGATCGTAAGGAGGATGACAAGATTTGAAAAATCATAATAATGTAGAAAATAATCTTTCTGTAGTACTTTTCGCCCATGCCTGCTGAGCCGCCAAAATCCAGACCGATTCAAACACCGAATCCGGCAAACTATAGTAGCCCATCTGTACCAATTTCTGTGTACAAGCAGCTCGCTGGAGAGTTGAATGTGGTGAAAACAGAAGTAATTGCGTTGAAATCTGAAAATCAACAATTGCGTTCTAATAATCAAAAATTACAAAACCAAG
This genomic window from [Limnothrix rosea] IAM M-220 contains:
- the recF gene encoding DNA replication/repair protein RecF (All proteins in this family for which functions are known are DNA-binding proteins that assist the filamentation of RecA onto DNA for the initiation of recombination or recombinational repair.); the protein is MFLKSLHLRNFRNYRDQYIDFTAQKTILIGNNAQGKSNLLEAVELLSTLKTHRTSRDLDLVLKSEPSGSLQAVIERTYGDSELNAVLRVKGRRTLVLNGETVRRQMDALGTLNSVQFSSLDLDLVRGGPDYRRNWIDGLLVQLEPLYAHIAQQYQQVLRQRNALLKKIRKLNQEGGAVSSGITQELQLWDLQLAAAGSRVTRRRSRGLGRLIPLAQKWHHEISSQTENLVITYRPNVLWTDDDPEVVQQAFLEKIEQRRTAEKHQGSSMVGTHRDEIEFEINGTPARFYGSQGQQRTLVLALKLAELQLIEEVVGEPPLLLLDDVLAELDPSRQNQLLETIQSRFQTIITTTHLNSFDANWLKHSQIVTVEQGHLQELEMAKEIPLAGDRQS
- the mltG gene encoding endolytic transglycosylase MltG, with product MTSSNAAPKTQPVRRRRRRFPWFFFLLIVVSGVSFWQSWAWWRWSISPTTALDEAVQLQISPGTSSQQIGQDLHDLGLIRSEKAWKVWSLWLRLSQQGGSFKAGTYQLSLNEDLPAIAATIWAGDVVQTSITIPEGWSLQQMAEYFEGEGLFSAEDFLAATKQVPRDKFAWLPANLPYLEGFLYPDTYFLSKNEPEPQAIIDQMLARFEEIALPLYNDAEVPLGLSLNEWVAFASIIEKEAVVAEERDIIAGVFANRLQRGMRLETDPTVEYALNIRQTKEQPLTFEQIRVDSPYNTYRYTGLPPTAIAAPGLPALKAALAPAETDYLFFVARYDGTHVFSKTLAEHEAATKEIRASVNSES
- the galE gene encoding UDP-glucose 4-epimerase GalE; the encoded protein is MTNSQKTVLVSGGAGYIGSHAVLSLQQRGYEVIILDNLVYGHRDLVESVLKAKLIVGDTGDRPLLDKIFQGHDIDAVMHFAAYAYVGESVAQPAKYYRNNFMNAFTLLEAMMAAGITSFVFSSTCATYGEPQTTPIPEDHPQNPINPYGMSKLMVEQALKDFDKAYNFRSVIFRYFNAAGADPQGRLGEDHSPETHLIPLVLMAALGKRESISMFGTDYPTPDGTCVRDYIHVNDLADAHVLGLDYLLKGGKTEIFNLGNGNGFSVKEVIEAAREVTGKDIKAIAADRRPGDPPALVGSSEKAQKILGWQPQYADLKTILAHAWQWHQKRHQT
- a CDS encoding DUF3727 domain-containing protein, with the translated sequence MSSPSFDSGRELDAQEIVTLTDATGRSLDCYVENEITSENIDYFLLQPVDLPIVILAWDDDAEDEDIPETEMVEDPEELQEIFLDAKAVLSELELTLKDTAYVMTISGEIPPLKEEDILSLEIEDDEASRLEPEELQLLTDFYHLEQHYSIYTPIDPYLFFARATGDDELEMLDLSDPKVKDLVDLLIIQDDE
- a CDS encoding glycosyltransferase, with amino-acid sequence MSKALKILFVSTSSGSQGGGELCLVYQGRALAKLGHQVTLWTSTHSRMDPLCEQFSEVGEVIRYDYTNTYDYKFRSLQHFTSIFKKDQGIIENWKKIAPDFIHLNKQNLEDGLDLVAALEYVDIPSIVFLHITQSASYLKAQYPGARDWVARYFLNRYAGPIVTTTNRLDQLCDFLGRNHHIYGIDNGATVPDADTYAQVRQEGRSRLQVDEDTFLIVGIGRLETQKRPDRFRDMAYKLQKQIPGSVVLWVGAGRLEDEWQAWVKENDIDESRFRRIGWQTNVFPYLAASDLYLHPAEFEGMPFSLLEAMAWNNPCVIMDSLSRELHYFNKDVAMIASDGSDDWMSKALDPGSRDQLSKKARSLIEQKFSIERMAQDYQALYLETLAADQ